The Mesoterricola silvestris sequence CGGGGGGCCTGGGCCGCCAGGGCCGAAGCGAGGATAAGGGCGGAAAGGGTACGGAGCATCACAAGCCTCATGGATACTCCTATACTAGGACATTCCACGAATCCCGCCGAACCGAGGTCTCCATGCTCACCCCCCGACAACGCCAGCACCTCAAGGCCAAGGCCCACCCCCTCAAGGCCAATGTCCACATCGGCAAGGCCGGGCTCACCGACGCGCTGGCCCAGGAACTCGACGTCATGCTCGAAAGCCTGGAACTCATGAAGCTCCGCCTCAACCAGAACACCCCCGAGGACGAAGCCAGCGCGGTGGAGGCGCTCACGGCCAAGGTCCCGGGCCTGGAGGTGGTCCGGGTCCTGGGCCACACGGTCCTGGTGTTCCGGGCCAGCCGCAACAAGCCCACCGCCTATCCCCTGCCCTGAAGGGAGACCCGGCGTGCCGTACCTGTCCTGGACCGAAGGGGGCGTCGTCAGGCGCCATGAAGTCGCCGACCCGGTGCAGCTGGGCCGGGATCCCGTGCTGTGCCCCGTGGCCCTGCCCGCCGACGTCAGCGTCTCCAGGACCCATGCCCTGGTGGCCAAGGTGGGCGGGAAATGGTGGATCCGCGACCTGGAGTCCCGCAACGGCACCCTGCTCAACGGCCTTTCGGTCTCCACGCCCATCGGGAGCGCCCTGGAGGACGGGGACGAGATCGGGCTCGGGGACTGGTGCCTGAAATTCACGGAAGGGTTCCCCGGCCTGGACGGCGTCAACTTCATCGAGGGCGTGGGCGACCTCTTCACCGAGATCAAGCCCGAGCCCGGCCAGGCCATGGTCCTCCTGCGGGCCCTGGAACTGCTGCACCGGTCCTCGGAGAGCCTCCTGGGGGAGGGCAGCTCGTACATCATGTTCCGCAGCATCCTCGCCGAGGCCCTGAAGCTCATGGGCGCCGAGCGGGGCTTCGTGGTGATGGTGAACCCGGACGGCACCTGGCAGAACCTGCACCGCGTGGGCGACGTGGAGGACCGGCTCGGCCTGTCCCACTCCGTGGTGGCCTACGTCCTCTCCCACCGCACGGGCGTGCTGAGCAATTCGCCCATGATCGACCCCCGCTTCGGGGGCGCGAGCCTGCTGGAACTCACCGTGGGGGCCGTGATGTGCGCCCCCCTGGAGGTGGGCGGCGAGATCCAGGGCGTGCTGTACCTGGACCGCGCCCAGCAGGGGAGGCCCTTCTCCCGGTTCGACCTGGCGCTGCTGCAGGCCTTCGTGCGCCAGGGCGCCGTGGCCCTTCGCCACACGGAACTGGTGCAGCGGGCCATGCGCCAGGCGGAGATCCAGGGCGAGTACCTGCGGCTGAAGACCCTGCACGAGCGCATCGTCAAGCGCATGGGCGAACTCCTGGGGGCCATGGGGTCCAGCCTCCGGTGGATCCAGAGCTACGCCGAGAGCGGCTACGGCGATCTGGCCGCGGTGCTCCGGCACCAGACCGGGCGCATCCAGCACCTGGTGGAATCGGGCCTGCAGGAAACCCTCCTGGAGGTGCCCCGGGAGACCCCCGTCTCCACCAGCCTCCAGGCCCTCCAGGAGGTGCTGGAGCCCGTGTGGCGGGACCTGCTCACCATCCGGAACATCCCCCTGACGCTGGAGGCGGTGCCCCCCGGCACCATCTGGGTGGCCGGGGACCTGGCCACCCAGGCCCTCATGGGCCTGGTGGAGCCCCTGCTCATGCGGGCCCCGGAAGGCACCACGGTGCAGGGCCGGTGGCTGGACCAGACCTCGGACTGGACCCTGCGCCTGGCCTTCTCCGCGGGCATGGCCATTCCCACCCCGGACCCCTGGACCCTCCGGACCCTGCAGGAATCGGGGATCCGCTGGCACTGGAACGACCAGGCCCTGTCCCTGGAATTCCCCAAGGACGTGCACCACACCCTGGACAGCCGGGCCATGCCCGTCCTCGGCCTGGTCACGGAGGAGATGGAGCTGGTGGGCCTCTTCGAAAGCGTGGCCCAGGCCGAGGAGCTCTCCCTCCACCTCCTGGAGGCCGAGCCGCCCCGGGCCCCCACCGAGCCCTTCAAGTACCTCGTCATCGACGCCAAGGGCACCGGGGACCCCGTGGGCACCGTGGAGGCCTACCGCCGCAACGCCAGCTTCACCACGGTGCCCATCCTGGTGGTGCGGGCCCGGGACGACCAGTTCCCCCGGTTCCTGGCCGTGGGCACCACGGATTGCCTGCCGGAGGGCTTCCGGTGGGAGACCCTCCACCACCGCCTGCAGGTGCTCCGGGGCCACGACGAGCTCCAGCGCAAGGCCCGGGCCGCGGAGAGGCTGGATTCCCTGCGCCAGATGGCCGGAACCCTCAAGCACGAGATCAACAACCCGCTGGCCGTGATCTCCATGCAGATCGAGCTGCTCGCCCGCAAATACCCCGACGAGCCCAAGCTCCAGAAGGTGATGGAGATGGTGGAGCGCATCCGGGTGCTGGTGCAGGTGCTGCAGAAGATGCGGGAGGCCTCCAGCGAGGACTACCCGGGCGGGGAGAGCATCTTCAAGCTAGGGTAGGAGCCGCACCCCCGCCTCGTCCGCGAAGCCCATGACCGGGACGTCCCCGGGCCCCGTGGGCAGGGCCGGGCAGTGCTGGACGCCGAACCCCGTGCCCAGCGTCACGACCCCGGGTCCCAGGGCCGGAAGGACGGCGTCATAGAAGCCCCTTCCGTACCCCAGCCGGTGCCCGTCCCCGGCGAAGGCCAGACCCGGCACCAGCACCAGCTGCACCGGCGGCACGGCGTGGGGCGCGGCCAGGGGCTCCTGGAGGCCCCAGGCGCCGGGGCCCAGGGGGCGCGGCCCCCAGGCCAGGGTCGGCGGGGCCTTCTCCACGATCCTCGGAAAGTGGAAGGTCCAGAACGGGTGCGCGTCCAGGAGGGGCCGCAGGTCGATCTCCGAGCCCAGGGGCCAGAAGGCGGCGACGGAATGGATGGCACGGGCTTCGCAGAAGGCCGCCAGGTGGCGGCAGGCCTGGGCGGACCACAGGGCCCGCTCGAGGGGATCGAGGCCGTCCCTCAGGGCCAGGTAGTGCCGCCTCAGCGCGGCCTTGCCGGACTCAGGCATAGACCTTGTACAGATTGTCGCGTTCCATGGGCTGGAAGCCGGCCTCGGTGATCAGACGCTCCAGCTCGGCCTTGGTGAGGGCCTGGGGCGTCTTGGCGCCGGCGAGGTGGGCGATGGACTCCTCGATGATGGTGCCGTCCAGGTCGTCGGCGCCGTACGTGAGCCCCACCTGGGCCAGCCCTTCGGTGATCATGACCCAGTAGGCCTTGATGTGCGGCACGTTGTCCAGCATCAGCCGGGCCACGGCGACCTCCCGCAGGTCCTGGTGGCCGGTGGTCTCGTGGATCTCGTAGGCCCGCCCCAGCTCGTTGTCCTCGATCTGGTAGGCCAGCGGGATATAGGCCAGGAAGCCGCCGGTGCGGTCCTGGAGCTCCCGCAGGCGCAGGAGGTGGTCCACCCGGTGGCGGGCCTCCTCGATGTGCCCGTAGAGCATGGTGCAGTTGGTGGGCAGACCCATGCGGTGGCTGAGTTCGGCCACCCGCAGCCAGGTTCCGGCGTCCTTCTTCCCGATGCAGATCTTCTCGCGGATCCCCTCGTCGAAGATCTCCGCGCCCCCGCCCGGGCAGCTCTCCAGGCCCGCGGCCATGCACCGGGAGATGAATTCCTCGATGGGGATCCCCGAGGCCCGGGCGTAGTAGTCCATCTCCACCATGGTGAAGACCTTCAGGTGCAGGTCCGGGAACCGCGCCTTGAGGCGCCGGAAGAGGTCCTCGAAGTACTCGATCTTGAGCTTGGGGTAGTGCCCGGCCACCATGTGCAGCTCCCGCACCCCCAGGTTCTCCGGCTTCTCCATCTCCCGGATGATCTCGTCGGCCGAGAGGACGTAGGCCCGCGGATCCCCCGGCCGGGCCTGGAACGCGCAGAACTGGCAGTGGGTCACGCAGATGTTCGTGTAGGAGAGGCGCCGGCTCACCACATAGTAGGTGTTCCTCCCGTGGAGCTTGAGCCGCACGAAGTGGGCCATGGCGCCGATGCCCGTGAGATCCGGGCTTTCGTAGAGCAGGAGGCCGTCGTCGAAGGTGAGCCGTTCGCCCCGTTCCACCTTCTCCGCGATGGGGAGGAGTCGGGGATCGGTGAGGTAGCTTTTCAATCCGAGGCTGAGGCTGTGCATGAACGTCTCCAGACACCAGTCTACCGGGGCCCGGGAAGGGGAACTATTTCTTGAAATACTAATCATTCCTGCCGGCCGGTTCCCCTGCGCGGCGCACCGGAATGCACCGTGAATGTTCATGGGGACGACCTATATTGAAGCTTGCGAGGTCGTCGACAGGGCCTGGATTCAAATAATCATCAATGGAGGTCGTTCGATGAAACACGCATTCATTTGGGGTTGCCGCTTGGCCCTCTTCGCCATCGGCGCGAGTTCCTTCCTCCTCCTTTGGGGCTAGGCCAAGAATCGATGGGCTGTTCTCGGTGATCTGGCCCTAGGTTTGACCTGAGGTTCTTTATCCTGATTTTTCCCCTGGATCCTGTTTATCCCCGTTTGAACTGCGCTGGGAGTTATCGCCACCTTCGGGTCAAGGACGTCGCGTAACGTGCGCTCCGACCCACCTCTGCCTTAGCCCTGCGGAAACAGGGATGAACGCCGATTGATGGGATGGAGTGGGATCCGCTCAACCTGGGACAGACCCTTCATCGCGAATTCAAGGCACCTTGGGTTTGGCGACAAGCCTTAGGCCGAAGCCCGTTTCATGACCCGGAGGGCCATGGACCAGACGACCATTCCGAAGACCGTCAGCTTGATGAGCTGCGGCCAGAAGGCCTCCATCCCGGCCCCCCGCAGGACGATGGCGCGGACGATGATGAGGAAGTGGGTGAGGGGGATGATCTGGGCCAGGCCCTGGAAGAAGAGGGGCATGCCTTCGATGGGGAAGATGTAGCCGGACAGGAAGACCATGGGCAGGAAGGTGAGGATGGCCATCTGGGTGGACTGGGCCTGGGTGTCGGCGGCGGTGGAGAGCAGGATGCCGACCCCCAGCATGGGGACGATGAAGAAGAGGGCGGTGGCGTAGAGCAGGGGCACGGAGCCGGCGATGGGCACGGCGAACAGGAGCCGCGCCGCCCCGAAGAGCACCGTCAGCTGCAGGTAGGCGACGCCGATGACGGGGATGATCTTCCCGAGGAACAGCTCGAAGGGCCGCACCGGGGTGACCATCACCTGGTCCAGGGTGCCCCGTTCCTTCTCCTTGACGATGCTGCCCGAGGCGTAGATGACGCAGGTCATGGCCAGGATCACGCCCACGAGGCCCGGGACGATGAAGTTGGGGCTTCGCAGGTTGGGGTTGTACCAGGGGCGCACCCGCAGGTCGATGGGGGGGATGGGCTGGGTGGCCTGGCCGTAGCCCATGCGCTGGAAGAGCAGGGTGGTGCCGCGCATCTGGGAGACGCCCACGGCGGTGGCGATGGCGTTGCTGGCGGTGGTGGGATTGGAGGCGTCCACCACCACCATGGCCTCGGCGGTGCCGCCGGACCTGAGCTTTCGCGCGTAGTCCGGGGGGAACCACACGCCCACCTGGGCCCGGCCCATGTCGATCTCCCGGGTGAAGGCGGCCTCGCTGTCCACGCGGCTCTTGAGATCGAAGTACTGGGTGGCCGCGAGGCCGTCCACGAAGTCGCGGCTCTCCTGGCTCCGGGATTCGTCATAGACGACGCAGGGCAGGTGCTTGACGTCGGTGTTCACCGCGAAGCCGAAGATGAGGATCTGGGCCAGGGGCATGACGAGGACGAAGCCGATGGTGAGCCGGTCCCTGCGCAGTTGGAGGAACTCCTTCCAGACCAGGGCCTTGATGCGGTTCCACATGATTCACCTCAGGCGTTGCCGCGGCCCTGGTCCACCAGGTCCACGAAGAAGTCTTCCAGGGAGGGGAGCTCGGGCTCCGCGGGCGCGAAGGGCAGGCCGAGGGAAGCCACGGCCTGGAGGAGCGCGGCGGGGTCCCCGCCTTCGGCATAGGTCAGGCGCACGGAGCGGCCCTGCAGCACCGCGGAGAGCACCCCCGGGATGGACCGGGCCGCCTCCTGCAGGCGGCGGTATTCGGGTGTGCGCAGGGCCATCACCCGCCGGCCCAGGCTGGCCTTGAGGTAGGCGGGGCTGCCGCTGGCCACGAGCCTGCCCCCCAGGATGAAGGCCAGGCGGTCGCACTGGTCGGCCTCGCCCAGGTTGTGGGTGGTGACGAGGATGGTCATGCCGTCGGCGATGAGGTCGGCCATGGCCTCCCAGAAGAGGCGCCGGCGCAGGGGATCCACCCCGGAGGTGGGCTCGTCCAGGAAGAGCACCTCCGGCTCGTGCAGGGTGGCCGCGGCCAGGGAAACCCGCTGGCGCTCGCCGGTGGAAAGGCCCGAGACCAGGTGGTCCCGCAGGGACCACACCTGCATCTCCTTCAGCCGGTGGGCGGTCTCGGCCCTCAGCCGGTCCCCGGAAAGCCCGTAGAGGCTCCCGAAGAAGGCCAGGTTCTCGCCCACGGTGAGGTCGGTGAGGAGGCTGGACTTCTGGCTCATGTAGCCCATGCGGGCCCGCACCCGCTGGCCCTCGGTGAACAGGTCCCGCCCCAGGGCGCGGGCGCGTCCCGAGGTGGGCGCCAGGACCCCGCAGAGCATGCGGATGGTGGTGCTCTTCCCGGCGCCGTTGGGGCCCAGGAACCCGAAGATCTCCCCCCGGCGGATCTCGAAGGAGACCCCGTCCACCGCCGTGAACTCCCCGAAGCGCCGGGTGAGGTCCTCCACCTGCAGGATGGGCTCACTCATGGAGGGCTCCCTCCTGGGCGCTGAGCACGTGCAGGAAATAGTCCTCCAGGGTGCTTTCGGATTCCCGCGCCGCGGCCACCCCGGGCAGGGCCCGGAGCCTCGCCAGGAGCGGCTCCATGGGCTGGTCCGGGAACCGGGCCCGCAGCACCTCGCCTTCGGCGAAGAGATCCAGGGGCGACAGGGCGGCCACCTGGGACCTTGCGAGCTTGCGGTCCGCCATGGTGAGGGCCGCCACCACGCCCCCCATCTCCTCCCGGAACCCGTCCAGGGTGCCTTCGGCCAGGATGCGCCCGCCGTCCATGAGCAGCAGGCGCAGGGCGTATTCCGCCTCGTCCATGTAGGGGGTGGAGAAGAGGATGGCCACGCCCTCGTCGTGGATGGCGTGGAGCATGGTCCAGAATTCCCGCCGGCTCACCGGGTCCACGCCCGTGGTGGGCTCGTCCAGGAGCAGGAGGCGCGGCGCGGGCAGCAGGGCCGAGCACAGCGAGAGCTTCTGCTTCATGCCGCCGGAGAGGGCCCCGGACATGCGGTCCCGGAAGCGGTCCAGGTCCACGGACGCCAGGAGGGACGCGATGCGGGGGGCGGGGTCCTTCAGGTCGTAGAGCCGGGCCTGGAGCTGGAGGTTCTCCTCCACCGTGAGGTCCGGGGAGAGGCTGAACACCTGGGGCACGTAGCTCAGGGCATGGCGGTCCGCGGCCAGGCGGATCCGGCCGCCGGTGGGGCGCTGGAGGCCCATGAGCATGCGGAAGGTGGTGGTCTTCCCGGCGCCGTCGGGGCCGATGAGGCCCACCAGGTCGCCCTCCTCCAGGGCCAGGTCCAGGCCCTCCACGGCCCGGGTGCCGTCGGGGTAGCGGCAGGCGAGTCCCGTCGTCTCCAGGAGGCGGGCCATGGTCACCTGCCCCGGGGCCTGAGCTTGACGTCCACGGCCACGCCGGGGATGAGGCCCTGGTCCCAGCCCCGGGCCAGGTGCACCTGGGCGGGGTAGACGAGGTTGATGCGCTCCTCGGCGGTCTCCACCATCTTGGGCGTGTACTCGGGCACGCTGTTCACCTCGTCCAGGGCCGCCTCGAAGGTGCGGCCGTCGAGGGTGGCCACCTGCAGGGGCATGCCCTGGGCCACCCGGGGCTGCAGGGGCTGGGGGATGTAGAGGCGCACCCACAGTTGGTCCAGGCGCGCGATGGTGAGCACGGCCTGGGAGGCGCCCACGACGCTGCCCACCTCCCGCAGGCGGTGGATCACCACGGCGTCGAAGGGCGCGCGGATCTCCAGGAAACCCTCCTGGACCCGGCTCTGGTCCAGGACGGCCCGGGCCTTGCGCGCGTCGGCCTCCGCCGCGGCGCGGTCCTCCCGGCGGAAACCCGCGCGGAGCTCCTCCAGGGCCTTCTTCTGCAGGTGCAGGGCCGCCTCGGCCCGGTCCCGGTCCGCCACGGCCTTGTCCAGGTCGGCCCGGGAGGCGATGGCGTCCTTGTGCAGGCTGGAGACGCGCTTGAGCGTATCGGCGGCCAGCGCCAGGGCGGCCTGGGCGTCCCTCACCCGGGCCTCGCCCTGGGCGATGTCCTCGGGGCGGTTCCCGGCCACGTACATGCGGTGGCGCGCCTCGGCCGAAGCCAGGCCCGCCGCGTCCCGGTCCACCGCCGGGCCCAGTTCGGCCGCGGAAAGGCGCACCAGGAGATCCCCGGCCTTCACCCGCTGGCCCTCCTTCACCTCGATGGAGACGACGGTGCCCGGCACCCGGGGCCCCAGATCCGAAAGGTAGGCCTCGACCCGGCCGTTCAGGGTGACGGCGGCGTCGCGGTGGCAGCCGAGGGCCAACAGGGCCAGCAAGGCCAGGGCGGTCATCTTCATAGGTTCTCCAGGAAGGGCAGGGGCTCCAGGGGATGGACGGCGACGCCGCGCCAGAACACGTCGAACCAGGTGCGCTCGGCCCAGGCGATGGCCTCTGGGGCCGGGATCCCCGCCAGACGCTCCGAGAAGACGGGCACCAGATCCAGGATCTCGGCCTCCATGCGGATGAGGAAAAGGCCCATCAGGAAGGGATTGAGGTCCGGCCTCAGCTCCCCGCGCCGCTGGCCCCGGCGCAGGATCGTCAGCACCGCCAGCTGCGCCGGCCGCATGCGCACCGCCAGCTGATCCGGCAGGGTCTCGGCCCCCCGGACGATCTGCCCCCGCACCATGGCCCGGAACCCCGCGCTGTCGTGCAGATGGTGGTGGAAGCTCCGCAGGGCCGTCCACAGCTTTTCCGCCGTGCTCCGGGGATCCCCCGGATTGGCCAGCCGGCGCAGATCCCGTACCAGTGGCGGAATGCGCTCCTCCAGGAGGGCCGTGAACATGGCCTCCTTGTTCTCGAAGTGATAGTAGATCAGCGAGGGATCGCACCCCGCCTCCCGGGCGATGGCCCGCAAACTGGCCCCCTCCAGCCCCTCCCGCCCGAAGACCTTCAGGGCGGCGTCCAGAAGGGTTCGGGGATCCATCTTCACGGCTTTGGGACCACGGGGGCGGGGGGTGGGCACGGCAATCCTTTATTCAACGCTCGTTGAATTATGGATCCCCACGGAGGGAATGCAACCCCTATTTCATCGAATGTTGAAATAGGGGTTTGCCGCTGGGGGGGCTCTTCCGGCAGGGCATGCCTGGGCGGTCCGAAAGGCCCACTATGCAGAGAAGGGGCCCCCTCGCGGAGGCCCCTTCCCGTTCCCGTGCGGAACCTACTCCACGGAGATGGGGATCTCGGTGGTGTAGTCCAGGGTGATCACTTCGGGCTCCTCGAAGGCGATGCGGCCCTCCTCCACTTCCTTGATGGCCACCTGGGCCCAGAAGGAGGCGAGGCGGGGAGCTTCCTGGGGCTGGCCCAGCTTGTTCATGGGGACGGTCACCTCGACCTTGGGGTAGGCGCCGCGCTGGAGCTGTTCGCAACGTTTGCCCGTGACCACGACGAACCGGTACTTGTTGGCGATCTCTTCCGGAATATGGACTACGGTGCGCTGAACGCTCATGGACTTCCCTCGAAGAGGGCAAGTCTATCAAGGAAAACGGGAGAAATCCAGGGTTAGTATGGTATTGGAGGCTGGAACATGAACATCCTGCTGGGCATCACGGGGGGGATCGCGGCGTACCGGGCCGCGGAACTGGCCCGCACCCTCACCAAGCGCGGCCACGTGGTCCGCTGCTGCCTGACCGACGCGGGATCCCGGTTCATCACGCCCCTCACCCTGGCCTCGCTCACGGGCCAGCCCTGTTTCGGGGCCAACCCGGACTACCACGAGTGGCGCCCCAATCCGGTCATCGAGCACATCGACCTGGCCCGCTGGGCGGACGTGGCCGCGGTGGTGCCCGCCACGGCCGACATCATCGGCAAGACCGCCAACGGCCTGGCCCCGGACCTGCTGTCCACCCTCCTCCTGGCCACCACGGCCAAGGTGCTCTGGGCCCCCGCCATGAACACGGCCATGTGGGCCCACCCGGCGGTGCGGGCCAACGTGGCCACCCTCAAGGGCTTCGGCCACACCATCGTGGAACCGGTGGAGGGGCTCCTGGCCTGCGGGGAGGAGGGCGCGGGCAAGCTCGCCGATATCCTGGACATCGCCGACGCCGTGGAGGCCCTGGCCGGGCCCGCCCACCCCAGCCTCCAGGGCAGGCGGATCCTCGTCACCGCCGGTCCCACCCGGGAGGACCTGGACCCGGTGCGCACCCTCACCAACCGCTCCTCGGGGGAGATGGGCGTGGAACTGGCCCGGGCCTTCCGGAATCTCGGCGCCCGGGTGGACCTGGTGCTGGGCGGCGAGCTCCCCGCCCCCTGGGGCGTGGCCACCCGCCGGGTGCGCAGCGCCGACCAGATGCTCGCGGCCTGCCGGGAGCTGTGGCCGGAGATGGACGGCCTCGTGGCCGCCGCCGCCGTGGCCGACCAGCGCCCCGAGACCTTCTCCCCCGAAAAGGTGAAAAAGGCCGAAGGCCCCGAGACCCTCACCCTGGTGCGCACCCCGGACGTCCTGGCCACCCTGGCCGCGGAGAAGCGCCCCGGGCAGTGGCTCCTGGGCTTCGCCGCCGAAAGCGAGGCGCATGTCCCCAACGCCACCGCCAAGCTCCGGAAGAAGGGCCTGGACGCCATCCTCGTGAACGACATCGGCGGCGGCAGGGCCTTCGGCCACCAGGCCAACACCCTCCTCCCCGTCACCGCCGCCGGCCCCGGGGAGCCCCTCGGACCCCTGCCCAAGGACGCCCTGGCCCAGGCCGTGGCGAATTGGTGGGGGGATAGATTGGGATAAAAAGGGGCCGGGTCCCGGAAGTTCGCCCGGGAAGGCCCGCGCAGCCAGCCTCAGCCTGGATGGACCTGGGCCCGGGGCTTCATCCCCTTCATCCTCTTCATCCCTGTTCAGCAGGGCCAAAGCCGGGGTGGGTCGAGATCCCGATCTAGATCGCGGGATCCAGCCAGGCGATGGGGTCGCTGGGCACGCCCACCACATTCCCCACCCGCACCGCCGCGGCCACGACCCAGCCTGAGGGACGACCGATCTGACGCATGTCCAGCTGAACGACGCCGCCGGGGGCCGGGAGATCCGGGCGGCTGCGTTCCAGCACCACTTCGCCCCGGGTGAGCACCTCCTGGGCGGAGGGACGGGCAGGGCCCAGGGGCAGGAGGAAGACCCGCACCTTCTCCACGCCCACGAGGCTTCCGCCCCGGGCGTCCAGAACGGGAAGGCGCACCTCCAGCACCCGGTGGGCGGTCCAGCGGATGACGCAGGGGCCGGGCGCCGCGCGGGTGCGGGGAATGGGGTCGCCCTTGCGCCCACAAGCGGCCAAGGAGAGGACCAGGAGGACTGAGATTATGGACCTTGCGGTCAGGTTTGGTAGTCTGGGGGTTCGCACTATTCTATGATGCCCCAGTTTGTGCCCGGGGCCATCCGTGAGGAAGAGGCCATGCCCGTCACCAGATTGCTCATCGCGAACCGAGGCGAGATCGCCTGCCGGATCATGCGAACCTGCCGCGAAATCGATATCCCCACCGTGGCCGTCTATTCGGATTCGGACCGGGGGGCCATGCACGTCCGCCTCGCCATCCTCTCCGTGCCCATCGGTCCCACCCCCGCCCGGGAAAGCTACATGCGCGCCGACAAGCTCATCGAGGCCTGCCGCAAGACCGGGGCGGATTCCATCCACCCGGGCTACGGCTTCATCGCCGAGGACCCCGAGGCGGTGCGGCAGATCCAGGAGGCGGGCATCACCTGGCTGGGCCCCAGCGCGGAAGTGTTGGAAAAGATGGACAACAAGATCACCGCCCGGGAAATCGCCCGGTCCGTGGGCTGCCCCGTGCTGCCCGGGATCCAGGAGACCATGGGCGACGAGGAGCTCCTGGACGAGGCAAGGAAGATGGGCTACCCCCTCATGGTCAAGCCCGTGCTGGGCCGGGACGGCAAGGGCATGCGCCTGGTGAAGACCGCCGGGGACCTGCGCCGGGCGCTGCCCCGGGTGAAGGGGGAGAGCATCTTCTCCTTCTGGGACGAGCGGGTCTACCTGGAGAAGGCCATCGTCCACCCCCGCCACGTGGAGGTGCAGATCGCCGGCGATTCCCACGGGAACTACGTCTACCTGTGGGAGCGGGAGGGCTCCGTGCAGCGGCGCTTCCAGCAGATCTGCGAGGAGGCCCCCTCCCCGGGCGTCACCCCCGAACTGCGCCGGACCCTGGGGGAGCAGGCCGTGGCCATCGCCCGGGCCGTGGGCTACGTGGGCATCGGCACGGTGGAGTTCCTCCTGGACCAGGAGGGCAACCACTACTTCCTGGAGATGACCTGCCGCATCCAGGGGGGCCACGCCGTCACGGAGTGGATCACGGGCCAGGACCTGGTGAAGTGGCAGATCGACATCGCCCAGGGCAAGAAGCTGCCCCTGACCCAGGACAAGATCCCCTTCTGGGGCCACGCCATCCAGTGCCGCATCAACGCCGAGGACGCGGACCGGGACTTCGCCCCCAGCTCGGGCCGCATCCAGTACCTGCGCTCGCCCCAGGGGCACAATCTGCGCAACGACAGCGGCGTCTACTTCGGCTGGGAGATGTCGCCCTTCTACGCCCCGCTGCTGGCCAAGATCTCCACCTGGGGCCAGACCCGCCAGGAGGCCCTGCAGCGCATGCATTCGGCCCTCATGGAGATGCGCCTGGGCGGCGTGCGCAACAACGTGGCCTTCTTCAAGACCCTCCTGGAGAACAAGCAGTTCCTCAAGGGCGACCTCCACACGGGCATCCTCGCCCACCCCTGGTGGAAGCAGAAGGCCGTGGGCCCCAGCCTCAAGTTCGCCGTGGCCGCCGCGCTCTTCGACGAACTGGAGATGGAGGAGCGCCGGGCCCAGCAGCCCACCCCCAGGAACGACTGCGTCCCCACCAGCCAGGCCTGGAAGTCCCTCAACAAGTTCAACCGGCTCTGAGGAAATCATGAAACGCACCCTAGTCGTCGCCGACGAGACCGTCGAGCTCGAGATCTAC is a genomic window containing:
- a CDS encoding YhbY family RNA-binding protein is translated as MLTPRQRQHLKAKAHPLKANVHIGKAGLTDALAQELDVMLESLELMKLRLNQNTPEDEASAVEALTAKVPGLEVVRVLGHTVLVFRASRNKPTAYPLP
- a CDS encoding GAF domain-containing protein, which translates into the protein MPYLSWTEGGVVRRHEVADPVQLGRDPVLCPVALPADVSVSRTHALVAKVGGKWWIRDLESRNGTLLNGLSVSTPIGSALEDGDEIGLGDWCLKFTEGFPGLDGVNFIEGVGDLFTEIKPEPGQAMVLLRALELLHRSSESLLGEGSSYIMFRSILAEALKLMGAERGFVVMVNPDGTWQNLHRVGDVEDRLGLSHSVVAYVLSHRTGVLSNSPMIDPRFGGASLLELTVGAVMCAPLEVGGEIQGVLYLDRAQQGRPFSRFDLALLQAFVRQGAVALRHTELVQRAMRQAEIQGEYLRLKTLHERIVKRMGELLGAMGSSLRWIQSYAESGYGDLAAVLRHQTGRIQHLVESGLQETLLEVPRETPVSTSLQALQEVLEPVWRDLLTIRNIPLTLEAVPPGTIWVAGDLATQALMGLVEPLLMRAPEGTTVQGRWLDQTSDWTLRLAFSAGMAIPTPDPWTLRTLQESGIRWHWNDQALSLEFPKDVHHTLDSRAMPVLGLVTEEMELVGLFESVAQAEELSLHLLEAEPPRAPTEPFKYLVIDAKGTGDPVGTVEAYRRNASFTTVPILVVRARDDQFPRFLAVGTTDCLPEGFRWETLHHRLQVLRGHDELQRKARAAERLDSLRQMAGTLKHEINNPLAVISMQIELLARKYPDEPKLQKVMEMVERIRVLVQVLQKMREASSEDYPGGESIFKLG
- a CDS encoding 5-formyltetrahydrofolate cyclo-ligase translates to MPESGKAALRRHYLALRDGLDPLERALWSAQACRHLAAFCEARAIHSVAAFWPLGSEIDLRPLLDAHPFWTFHFPRIVEKAPPTLAWGPRPLGPGAWGLQEPLAAPHAVPPVQLVLVPGLAFAGDGHRLGYGRGFYDAVLPALGPGVVTLGTGFGVQHCPALPTGPGDVPVMGFADEAGVRLLP
- the mqnE gene encoding aminofutalosine synthase MqnE — encoded protein: MHSLSLGLKSYLTDPRLLPIAEKVERGERLTFDDGLLLYESPDLTGIGAMAHFVRLKLHGRNTYYVVSRRLSYTNICVTHCQFCAFQARPGDPRAYVLSADEIIREMEKPENLGVRELHMVAGHYPKLKIEYFEDLFRRLKARFPDLHLKVFTMVEMDYYARASGIPIEEFISRCMAAGLESCPGGGAEIFDEGIREKICIGKKDAGTWLRVAELSHRMGLPTNCTMLYGHIEEARHRVDHLLRLRELQDRTGGFLAYIPLAYQIEDNELGRAYEIHETTGHQDLREVAVARLMLDNVPHIKAYWVMITEGLAQVGLTYGADDLDGTIIEESIAHLAGAKTPQALTKAELERLITEAGFQPMERDNLYKVYA
- a CDS encoding ABC transporter permease, whose amino-acid sequence is MWNRIKALVWKEFLQLRRDRLTIGFVLVMPLAQILIFGFAVNTDVKHLPCVVYDESRSQESRDFVDGLAATQYFDLKSRVDSEAAFTREIDMGRAQVGVWFPPDYARKLRSGGTAEAMVVVDASNPTTASNAIATAVGVSQMRGTTLLFQRMGYGQATQPIPPIDLRVRPWYNPNLRSPNFIVPGLVGVILAMTCVIYASGSIVKEKERGTLDQVMVTPVRPFELFLGKIIPVIGVAYLQLTVLFGAARLLFAVPIAGSVPLLYATALFFIVPMLGVGILLSTAADTQAQSTQMAILTFLPMVFLSGYIFPIEGMPLFFQGLAQIIPLTHFLIIVRAIVLRGAGMEAFWPQLIKLTVFGMVVWSMALRVMKRASA
- a CDS encoding ABC transporter ATP-binding protein codes for the protein MSEPILQVEDLTRRFGEFTAVDGVSFEIRRGEIFGFLGPNGAGKSTTIRMLCGVLAPTSGRARALGRDLFTEGQRVRARMGYMSQKSSLLTDLTVGENLAFFGSLYGLSGDRLRAETAHRLKEMQVWSLRDHLVSGLSTGERQRVSLAAATLHEPEVLFLDEPTSGVDPLRRRLFWEAMADLIADGMTILVTTHNLGEADQCDRLAFILGGRLVASGSPAYLKASLGRRVMALRTPEYRRLQEAARSIPGVLSAVLQGRSVRLTYAEGGDPAALLQAVASLGLPFAPAEPELPSLEDFFVDLVDQGRGNA
- a CDS encoding ABC transporter ATP-binding protein yields the protein MARLLETTGLACRYPDGTRAVEGLDLALEEGDLVGLIGPDGAGKTTTFRMLMGLQRPTGGRIRLAADRHALSYVPQVFSLSPDLTVEENLQLQARLYDLKDPAPRIASLLASVDLDRFRDRMSGALSGGMKQKLSLCSALLPAPRLLLLDEPTTGVDPVSRREFWTMLHAIHDEGVAILFSTPYMDEAEYALRLLLMDGGRILAEGTLDGFREEMGGVVAALTMADRKLARSQVAALSPLDLFAEGEVLRARFPDQPMEPLLARLRALPGVAAARESESTLEDYFLHVLSAQEGALHE